Proteins encoded together in one Amphritea japonica ATCC BAA-1530 window:
- a CDS encoding PAS domain-containing protein gives MSDQDTSETRSVEIAYFDGTVRTATIVNREVPYPDGKLIVSRTDPKGIITHANQAFIDMSGYSEDELIGVNHYILRHPDMPAVAFKGLWDTIGEGTKWHGYVKNLRKDGAYYWVKATVIPNIRNGELMGYTSVRRKPSRSKIEESEALYKTLLAEE, from the coding sequence ATGTCTGATCAAGACACAAGTGAAACCCGTAGTGTTGAAATAGCGTATTTTGATGGAACTGTGCGTACAGCCACGATCGTCAACAGGGAAGTTCCATACCCTGATGGTAAGCTGATTGTATCGCGGACAGATCCAAAGGGAATTATAACCCACGCAAATCAGGCATTTATTGACATGTCTGGTTACAGTGAAGATGAGTTGATCGGTGTTAACCATTACATTTTACGTCACCCTGATATGCCAGCAGTCGCTTTTAAAGGGCTTTGGGATACGATTGGAGAGGGGACGAAATGGCATGGTTATGTTAAAAACCTACGTAAAGATGGCGCTTATTACTGGGTAAAGGCTACAGTAATCCCCAATATTCGTAATGGAGAGCTGATGGGCTATACCTCAGTCCGGCGTAAGCCTTCACGTAGCAAGATAGAAGAGAGTGAAGCGCTTTATAAAACTTTGTTGGCTGAGGAGTGA
- a CDS encoding phosphate/phosphite/phosphonate ABC transporter substrate-binding protein, whose protein sequence is MTFNLTVSPDFAPDHISGWYFFNTWLQRQLETGIHLELYDSFDAQRTDIRAEKFDLIYANPYDASMLVRELGFQAVARPASKSDETVIAVNVESDYQSVEDLKAGARIATTDDPDVHTMGMIMLESADLDKTNTEIKEQSSYIVVAKNLLNGGADAGFFLKEAYDEMSDLIRSKMRVLVSSQISVVHHSLLVGPRMAEYIPAIQQALLTMQDNDKGKSVLESMDVSNWEPMDSEQTEFMIDLIDTLID, encoded by the coding sequence ATGACGTTCAACTTGACGGTCAGCCCTGATTTCGCGCCTGACCATATCTCCGGGTGGTATTTTTTTAATACCTGGCTTCAGCGTCAGCTGGAAACCGGTATTCATCTGGAGCTCTATGATAGCTTTGATGCGCAACGTACTGATATTCGCGCTGAAAAATTTGATCTTATCTATGCAAATCCATATGACGCTTCTATGTTGGTGCGTGAGTTGGGGTTCCAGGCGGTAGCAAGACCTGCCAGTAAGTCTGATGAAACAGTGATTGCGGTTAATGTTGAATCTGATTATCAATCTGTAGAAGACCTTAAAGCAGGTGCGCGGATTGCTACGACAGATGATCCTGATGTTCATACCATGGGTATGATTATGTTGGAGTCTGCTGATCTGGATAAAACCAATACCGAGATAAAAGAGCAAAGCAGCTATATCGTAGTCGCCAAAAATTTACTCAATGGTGGCGCAGATGCGGGGTTCTTTTTAAAGGAAGCGTATGATGAGATGTCTGATCTGATTCGCTCAAAAATGCGAGTTCTAGTTAGTAGTCAGATTAGCGTTGTGCATCACTCCTTGTTGGTTGGTCCGCGTATGGCGGAGTATATTCCTGCTATACAACAAGCTTTACTGACAATGCAGGATAACGATAAAGGTAAAAGTGTGCTGGAGAGTATGGATGTCAGCAACTGGGAGCCGATGGACTCTGAACAAACGGAGTTTATGATCGATCTGATAGATACACTTATTGACTAA
- a CDS encoding roadblock/LC7 domain-containing protein, protein MRSEMLTSILSDLNGTSADIEASAVISTDGLMIAALLPSSMDEDRVGAMSAAMLSLGERTAKELARGELEQVLVKGDEGYILMTHANQDSVLTVVAKPNARLGLIFLDVKRAAEAIGKIL, encoded by the coding sequence ATGCGTTCTGAGATGCTTACCTCAATTTTGAGTGATCTCAACGGTACATCAGCTGATATCGAAGCCTCTGCAGTTATCTCTACAGATGGTCTGATGATTGCGGCGTTGTTGCCATCTAGTATGGATGAAGACCGTGTCGGTGCGATGAGTGCTGCTATGCTTTCTCTTGGCGAGCGAACAGCTAAAGAGCTGGCCCGTGGAGAGCTTGAGCAAGTACTGGTTAAAGGTGATGAGGGATATATCCTGATGACCCATGCAAACCAGGACTCTGTACTGACTGTTGTTGCTAAACCAAATGCTCGTCTGGGTTTGATATTTCTGGATGTTAAGCGTGCGGCAGAGGCGATCGGTAAGATCCTTTAA